From a single Candidatus Defluviilinea gracilis genomic region:
- a CDS encoding MFS transporter: MFQTQIQKAIDTFNEYPRTFWKVVFITFIDRVGGALIFPFFALYLTSKFNVGMADVGILFATFSLSSFAGNAIGGALTDRFGRKKIIIFGLIASSFSLVAMGFAASFQTFFALALFIGIFTDVAGPARDAMVADILPEEKRAAGYGILRIAFNLSITIGPAIGGLLAGVSYLLLFISDAVISLLTVVLVATLLPETKPQRHADAPQETVAKTFAGYGKVFRDLAFMLFLGFVVLQVLAYMNMNTTLGVYLRDQFGTPPTKYGLLLSINAAMVVLFQFAITRRVEKYPPMLMMALGTFLYAIGFSMYGYVSSYTMFIVAMVVITIGEMITAPVQQAITAKFAPEEMRGRYMAVAGLAWGIPFMIGPYLAGLIIDGPRPEQLWYIAGFIGVLSAFGFLNLNRAIARRRGDQAQSQVIPDTV, from the coding sequence ATGTTTCAAACACAAATACAGAAAGCGATCGACACGTTCAACGAATACCCGCGGACATTCTGGAAGGTGGTTTTCATCACCTTTATTGACCGAGTCGGCGGCGCGTTGATCTTTCCGTTCTTTGCGTTGTATCTTACCAGCAAATTCAACGTTGGCATGGCAGATGTGGGCATTTTATTTGCCACCTTCTCCCTCTCCAGTTTCGCCGGGAATGCCATCGGCGGCGCATTGACAGACCGCTTCGGACGGAAGAAAATCATTATCTTTGGGCTGATTGCCTCCTCGTTCAGCCTGGTTGCCATGGGCTTTGCCGCTTCATTTCAGACCTTTTTCGCGCTCGCCCTCTTCATCGGAATTTTCACGGATGTGGCTGGACCCGCGCGCGACGCCATGGTCGCCGATATTCTTCCGGAAGAAAAACGCGCCGCGGGGTATGGCATCCTGCGGATTGCCTTCAACCTCTCGATTACGATCGGACCAGCCATCGGCGGTTTGCTTGCGGGTGTTTCCTATCTGCTGTTATTCATCTCGGATGCAGTCATTTCCCTGCTTACGGTTGTGCTGGTCGCCACTCTTTTGCCGGAAACCAAGCCGCAGCGCCATGCTGACGCTCCTCAAGAAACTGTTGCCAAGACGTTTGCCGGCTACGGCAAAGTGTTTCGTGACCTGGCTTTCATGCTCTTCCTCGGATTTGTGGTCTTGCAGGTATTGGCTTACATGAACATGAACACCACATTAGGCGTCTACTTGCGGGATCAATTTGGCACACCCCCCACCAAATACGGATTGCTCCTTAGCATCAACGCCGCAATGGTCGTACTCTTTCAATTTGCGATCACGCGCCGTGTGGAGAAATATCCGCCCATGCTGATGATGGCGTTGGGAACCTTCTTGTATGCGATTGGTTTTAGCATGTATGGATACGTTTCCAGTTATACAATGTTCATTGTCGCAATGGTTGTCATTACGATCGGCGAAATGATCACCGCGCCGGTGCAACAAGCCATCACCGCCAAGTTCGCGCCCGAAGAGATGCGCGGACGCTACATGGCGGTTGCCGGTTTGGCGTGGGGCATCCCTTTTATGATTGGACCTTACCTGGCTGGCCTGATCATCGACGGACCGCGCCCGGAACAATTATGGTACATCGCCGGTTTCATCGGCGTACTCTCCGCGTTTGGTTTCCTCAATCTCAACCGCGCAATTGCGCGCCGCCGGGGCGATCAAGCACAATCGCAGGTCATCCCTGATACGGTATAG
- a CDS encoding DUF2089 domain-containing protein: MYSAPTRCPVCQSELEIARLHCSTCDTSIEGRFSGGPIAHLTPEHLDFIITFVRCEGKINRMEQELDLSYPTIRNRLHEVIRALGYEPGKDEPVEITPEKRNTVLEDLESGKISADEAMRMLRGEEQ; the protein is encoded by the coding sequence ATGTATTCTGCGCCCACTCGATGCCCGGTCTGCCAATCTGAACTAGAGATCGCCCGTCTGCACTGTTCCACATGCGATACCTCCATCGAGGGTCGTTTCAGCGGCGGACCGATCGCTCACCTTACGCCCGAACATCTCGATTTCATCATCACGTTTGTCCGTTGCGAAGGCAAGATCAACCGCATGGAACAAGAACTTGACCTATCCTACCCGACCATCCGCAACCGACTGCACGAGGTGATCCGCGCGCTCGGGTATGAACCGGGCAAGGATGAGCCTGTCGAAATCACCCCGGAAAAACGGAACACTGTGCTCGAAGATCTGGAATCCGGCAAAATCTCAGCGGATGAAGCCATGCGTATGTTGCGTGGAGAGGAGCAATAA
- a CDS encoding MFS transporter translates to MTDVVKKQPLLSGLLILFLTAMIFANIGGNMYDGLLPLYLKDLKASIPQIGLFFTLSQVVPLLLQILGGWVSDSLGRLRAIAIGSVFGVIGFIPLVLADTWHWLLLAAAVGSVARALVGPSFDAFIAEHSTEENRGKVYGVSQAIFMIVMVVGPPVGAWLAGSYGFKFMLLTAGIFYLIGAVMRIGMAREAAKGQTSKPTLSLAGLKSNLGAMFGLIFSGGLMTWILITDGFRDVSFQLSGNLFPVYMQDFGRLSIQQIGWVNSLFGLSMMLTMIPGGWLSDKVGERVGIASGMILMAAALFLLINIPQGNSALYFIGWGMAGTGVGLMSPAYQSLISKSVPQHLRGTAFGLFSTSLGIVSLPAPWIGAQLWDRVSPQFPFTITAIALLLTVVPIWLKFKLPKLETSATTAEEPVKESTLTPELGS, encoded by the coding sequence ATGACAGATGTTGTAAAAAAACAACCGTTGTTGAGCGGCTTGCTAATTTTGTTCCTCACCGCGATGATCTTTGCGAACATCGGTGGGAACATGTATGATGGCTTGTTGCCGTTGTACTTGAAGGATTTGAAGGCGTCGATTCCTCAGATCGGTTTGTTCTTCACGCTTTCACAAGTTGTGCCGCTGTTGTTGCAAATCCTCGGCGGATGGGTCTCTGATTCGCTCGGGCGCTTGCGCGCCATCGCCATCGGAAGCGTGTTCGGCGTGATCGGTTTCATTCCGCTGGTGTTGGCAGATACCTGGCACTGGCTGTTGCTGGCGGCGGCTGTCGGTTCGGTAGCGCGCGCGCTGGTGGGACCGAGTTTCGACGCGTTCATTGCGGAACATTCCACAGAGGAGAATCGCGGCAAAGTATATGGCGTTTCGCAGGCGATCTTTATGATTGTGATGGTTGTCGGTCCGCCGGTGGGCGCGTGGTTGGCTGGTTCTTATGGATTCAAATTCATGTTGCTCACTGCGGGTATCTTTTACTTGATCGGCGCGGTGATGAGAATCGGGATGGCGCGCGAAGCCGCGAAGGGACAGACCTCCAAGCCGACGCTGTCTCTCGCCGGGTTGAAATCGAACCTCGGCGCAATGTTCGGCTTGATCTTCTCTGGCGGACTCATGACATGGATTTTGATCACCGATGGTTTCCGCGATGTCTCGTTTCAACTCTCAGGGAACTTGTTCCCGGTCTACATGCAGGATTTCGGCCGCTTGAGTATTCAGCAGATCGGCTGGGTCAATTCATTATTCGGCTTGAGTATGATGTTGACCATGATTCCCGGCGGCTGGCTTTCGGATAAAGTAGGCGAGCGCGTGGGGATTGCCTCTGGTATGATTCTGATGGCGGCCGCGTTGTTTCTTTTGATCAACATCCCGCAGGGAAATTCGGCATTGTATTTCATAGGTTGGGGCATGGCAGGAACGGGAGTCGGTCTCATGTCTCCCGCCTATCAATCGTTGATCAGCAAATCTGTGCCGCAACATTTGCGCGGAACGGCGTTTGGATTGTTCAGCACCAGCTTGGGCATCGTTTCGCTCCCCGCCCCGTGGATCGGCGCGCAATTATGGGATCGTGTCAGCCCGCAATTCCCGTTTACAATCACCGCGATCGCCCTGTTGTTGACGGTCGTTCCGATCTGGTTGAAGTTCAAACTTCCAAAATTGGAGACGTCGGCAACTACAGCGGAAGAACCTGTCAAAGAATCTACCCTCACCCCTGAACTGGGGTCGTAA
- a CDS encoding MFS transporter, which translates to MFGFTIVWIGQIVSVLASSMSQFALTIYMFNETGSALAMGTMQVFFITPFLLISPLAGVWVDRYNRKMMMMVSDVGAGIATMIILVLQALGILEYWHLYGASIIYGLSMAFQWPAYSAAISTMISKEQLGKANGMMSLIEAGPQVIAPILAGALLPMITLTGVLFLDVITFLFAIGALMVVHIPQPARSEEGMKSQAGGILSEAAYGFKYIFARPSLLGLQMVFFFGNLFAGIGFTVLAPMILTRAGGDSLAFGTVQSAGAIAAVAGGVLMSAWGGFKRRVHGVLFGWILCGVGMAIAGFAGGLPVWIVGIALASLFSPLVNASNQAIWQSKVSSDLQGRVFSARRLIAWLTNPISPLIGGALADFVLEPAAMAGTGLPSALSDLVGAGAGAGMGTLIVFCGLASALTGLAGYFFNSIRNAETILPDHDSLARTDGQMA; encoded by the coding sequence ATGTTCGGTTTTACCATCGTCTGGATCGGGCAGATCGTCTCGGTGCTTGCCAGTTCGATGAGTCAGTTTGCGTTGACCATCTACATGTTCAATGAGACCGGCAGCGCGCTCGCGATGGGGACGATGCAGGTGTTCTTCATCACGCCATTTTTATTGATCTCACCGCTCGCCGGTGTGTGGGTGGACCGCTACAACCGCAAGATGATGATGATGGTCAGCGACGTTGGCGCAGGCATTGCCACAATGATCATCTTGGTGTTGCAAGCGCTGGGAATCCTTGAATATTGGCACTTGTATGGCGCGTCTATTATTTATGGGTTGAGCATGGCATTCCAATGGCCCGCCTATTCCGCCGCAATTTCCACAATGATATCGAAGGAACAACTGGGCAAGGCAAACGGCATGATGTCGCTGATCGAAGCGGGACCCCAGGTGATTGCGCCAATTTTGGCTGGCGCGTTATTGCCCATGATTACGCTCACGGGCGTCTTGTTTCTGGATGTGATCACTTTTTTGTTTGCTATAGGCGCGTTGATGGTTGTCCATATTCCGCAACCAGCGCGGTCGGAAGAAGGGATGAAATCGCAGGCTGGAGGAATTCTCAGCGAAGCCGCGTATGGGTTCAAATATATCTTTGCCCGCCCCAGCCTGTTGGGTTTGCAGATGGTTTTTTTCTTTGGGAATCTCTTCGCGGGCATCGGCTTTACCGTTCTCGCGCCCATGATCCTGACGCGCGCGGGCGGCGATAGCCTGGCGTTCGGAACGGTTCAATCGGCGGGAGCCATTGCCGCTGTGGCGGGAGGCGTTCTCATGAGCGCGTGGGGCGGATTCAAACGCCGCGTGCATGGCGTGCTCTTCGGTTGGATTCTCTGCGGGGTGGGCATGGCAATCGCTGGGTTTGCCGGAGGGTTGCCCGTTTGGATCGTGGGTATTGCGCTGGCGTCGCTTTTTAGCCCGCTGGTGAACGCATCCAACCAAGCCATCTGGCAATCGAAAGTTTCATCCGACCTGCAAGGGCGCGTTTTCTCTGCCCGCCGTTTAATTGCATGGCTTACCAATCCCATCTCTCCGCTCATCGGCGGCGCGCTTGCAGACTTTGTGCTTGAACCCGCCGCAATGGCGGGGACCGGTTTGCCTTCCGCGTTATCCGACCTCGTTGGCGCGGGAGCGGGAGCCGGGATGGGAACTTTGATCGTTTTCTGCGGGCTGGCTTCCGCATTGACCGGTCTGGCTGGTTACTTTTTCAATTCCATCCGCAACGCCGAAACCATTTTGCCTGACCACGACAGCCTTGCAAGGACAGACGGGCAGATGGCTTGA
- a CDS encoding MFS transporter produces MSLSNWALPFQRPRGLRGIFIIWFGQMVSGTASAIAFFALPAWILSNTESSGNALGSWESLYFASYLVVILFAGVFVDRYPRKAMMLVYDVLSLIAAVLLLVFERAGTLSIWHLYLAGMLQGIGYAFQSPSYSAAITTMVSKKYFVRANGFLALLDSAPGIIGPLLAVFLFRSIGLAGILVVNLLSYAVSITALLSVDVPLTPHTEEGERAQHGFLKEAMYGIRYIFQRPGLLGVMLIFFFGNFFSGVALSVTSLFTMVSLRTGGDPSSAGTAQSAAAFAALAVGIVLTTLGGIRRPVRAIILGWVLSSLFGLSLLGIGKILVFWVIAAVVDAAFEPMVNVSLDSFLQAKVPPDVQGRVFAASEFLAQAMIPLTPLVAGFLGEGIFEPAMQAGGQLARYFGWIVGTGPGSGFGLMIFLCGMAGTLVGLSGYFVRAIRDVDVILPDFDTLPKIPNPVQPEIPAKKKRAAKPRPKK; encoded by the coding sequence ATGTCATTATCGAATTGGGCTTTGCCCTTCCAGCGTCCGCGGGGACTGCGAGGGATCTTCATCATCTGGTTTGGGCAGATGGTTTCCGGAACCGCCTCCGCCATCGCTTTTTTTGCGCTCCCCGCGTGGATCTTGAGCAACACCGAATCGAGCGGCAACGCTCTCGGCTCGTGGGAGTCGTTGTACTTCGCCTCCTACCTTGTTGTCATCCTTTTTGCCGGCGTATTTGTTGACCGCTATCCGCGTAAAGCTATGATGCTGGTGTACGATGTGCTCTCGCTCATTGCGGCAGTGCTTTTGTTGGTCTTTGAGCGAGCGGGGACTCTTTCCATCTGGCATCTGTATCTGGCGGGGATGTTACAAGGGATCGGCTATGCTTTCCAATCGCCATCCTACTCTGCGGCGATCACCACAATGGTATCGAAAAAATATTTTGTGCGCGCCAACGGTTTCCTTGCCCTGCTCGATAGCGCGCCCGGCATTATTGGGCCCTTGCTCGCCGTGTTCCTGTTTCGGTCCATTGGGTTGGCGGGCATCCTGGTCGTCAACCTGCTCTCGTACGCCGTTTCCATCACAGCGTTGTTAAGCGTCGACGTTCCGCTAACCCCGCACACCGAGGAAGGGGAGCGCGCGCAACACGGTTTCCTCAAAGAAGCGATGTACGGCATCCGTTATATTTTTCAACGCCCGGGCTTGTTGGGTGTAATGCTCATTTTCTTCTTTGGAAACTTTTTCTCCGGGGTTGCGCTTTCGGTCACATCCCTATTCACCATGGTCTCGCTCCGCACAGGCGGCGACCCCAGTTCGGCGGGCACGGCGCAATCTGCCGCGGCATTTGCCGCGCTGGCTGTAGGAATTGTCCTCACCACCCTCGGCGGGATTCGACGCCCGGTGCGCGCTATTATTTTGGGCTGGGTGTTGTCGAGCCTGTTCGGGCTGTCGCTTCTGGGCATCGGAAAAATATTGGTCTTCTGGGTAATCGCCGCCGTTGTCGATGCGGCATTCGAACCGATGGTCAATGTTTCGCTAGATTCTTTCCTGCAAGCGAAAGTTCCCCCCGACGTGCAAGGACGCGTCTTTGCTGCCAGTGAATTTTTAGCGCAAGCCATGATACCTCTTACGCCCCTTGTGGCTGGTTTTTTAGGCGAAGGAATCTTTGAACCCGCCATGCAAGCGGGCGGACAACTCGCGCGCTACTTCGGCTGGATCGTCGGCACGGGGCCCGGTTCCGGCTTCGGCTTGATGATCTTCCTCTGTGGCATGGCTGGCACGCTAGTGGGACTCTCCGGTTACTTCGTTCGCGCCATCCGCGATGTGGATGTGATCCTGCCCGATTTCGATACCCTGCCGAAGATCCCAAACCCTGTTCAGCCTGAAATCCCCGCTAAAAAGAAACGCGCCGCAAAACCCCGCCCGAAAAAATAA
- the arsM gene encoding arsenite methyltransferase: MTTNTSIHDAVREHYAERIKSNASCCGGGSACCSTSESALYPAELLTTLPEGETAVSYGCGDPITLASLQAGQVVLDLGSGAGLDCFFAAKKVGETGHVIGVDMTPEMIERAKSSAQRMNLTNVEFRQGYIEDLPVESNTVDVIISNCVINLSPDKSKVFAETFRVLKPGGKLAVSDIVTEGLLPEAVKQSLSAWAGCVAGAVQAGEYIGMMEAVGFTDVSVTPVFFDKETVDSALDEMKLDVNQYPREAVYRAVYSAKITAYKPK, encoded by the coding sequence ATGACTACGAATACTTCCATTCACGATGCCGTCCGCGAGCATTACGCGGAACGGATCAAGAGCAACGCTTCCTGTTGCGGAGGCGGCTCGGCTTGCTGTTCCACATCCGAGAGCGCCCTCTACCCCGCCGAATTGCTCACGACCCTTCCCGAAGGCGAAACGGCTGTCAGTTACGGATGCGGCGACCCAATCACGCTCGCGTCTCTGCAAGCGGGACAGGTCGTCCTCGATCTCGGCTCCGGCGCGGGGCTGGATTGTTTTTTTGCGGCGAAGAAAGTCGGCGAGACCGGTCATGTGATCGGCGTGGACATGACGCCTGAAATGATCGAACGCGCCAAATCCAGTGCGCAGCGGATGAACCTCACCAACGTTGAATTCCGACAGGGATACATCGAAGACTTGCCCGTCGAATCGAACACGGTGGATGTCATCATCTCGAATTGCGTGATCAATCTTTCACCGGACAAGTCGAAAGTTTTCGCCGAAACGTTCCGCGTACTCAAGCCCGGCGGCAAACTGGCGGTTTCAGATATTGTCACCGAGGGTCTATTACCTGAGGCGGTAAAACAAAGCCTGAGCGCGTGGGCGGGATGCGTGGCAGGCGCCGTGCAAGCGGGCGAATATATCGGCATGATGGAAGCCGTCGGCTTCACGGATGTTTCGGTTACGCCGGTGTTCTTCGATAAAGAAACTGTGGATTCCGCGCTCGATGAAATGAAATTGGACGTGAATCAATATCCGCGCGAGGCAGTGTATCGGGCGGTCTACAGCGCGAAGATTACCGCTTACAAGCCCAAGTGA
- a CDS encoding winged helix-turn-helix transcriptional regulator, protein MKFDPVLFAKAIADDTRQKIMSACCCRELSVNEIVEKIGFTQPTISHHLAILRDAGLVNVREEGKQTFYTLYQERIAVCCGQIMLKFAPESETTLTVKQTIQS, encoded by the coding sequence ATGAAATTCGATCCCGTCCTGTTTGCCAAAGCCATCGCCGACGATACGCGCCAGAAGATCATGAGCGCGTGTTGTTGTCGCGAACTCTCGGTCAATGAGATCGTTGAAAAAATCGGCTTCACTCAACCCACCATCTCTCATCATCTCGCCATCCTGCGCGATGCCGGTCTCGTCAACGTCCGCGAGGAAGGCAAGCAAACATTCTATACACTCTATCAGGAACGTATCGCCGTGTGCTGTGGTCAGATCATGCTCAAGTTCGCGCCCGAATCGGAGACCACGCTGACCGTTAAACAGACCATTCAAAGCTAA